Proteins co-encoded in one Neodiprion lecontei isolate iyNeoLeco1 chromosome 3, iyNeoLeco1.1, whole genome shotgun sequence genomic window:
- the LOC107223742 gene encoding GTPase-activating Rap/Ran-GAP domain-like protein 3 isoform X6 produces MSSVRRTATAKGGTARRMGHVLIGSSPSVRNLSPGNIGRDSNTGSPLHSRSKYELRSVSFEGSSRVLPWTTRSPATDTVSRRGVFSRRYYGSIEMLPQVEQDGLENGRRFRVENGDSLGEKEEMFGSPSTPVLENPENQTRWYFKYFLGKLHQNYVGSDQERSPIFLSVVLSEGAGDRCVPHYRAILWRRTGAQKISLPYMANKPMTVKQILSNFPGMDRLDKGPREIFSPDIQKDLLLLEEQEGSVNFKFGVVYAKEGQTTDDEMLSNEKGSHDFHRFLDLLGERIRLKGWDKYRGGLDVKGDMTGKESVYTVYAGHEVMFHVSTMLPHSKDNPQQLERKRHIGNDIVNVIFTDDPTALDSFNPNCIKSQFTHVFAIVSSDSSGWRVAVYCDECVPLFGPSLPCPPVFNDPHTFREFLLVKLINGEKATFNTPTFSQKRERTLDMLIRDLYQEHVQDTKGSNMLNRRALSDVVEAPGRRREETRAVEMVRVGQAYKLEAIVRGLAPTSMATAGPFKPSPWEPLCVYPDFPQDIICGDSWSQKNRMVLSTEFGTFLMEDGLSHRLIFDKSVQIKQLDVVEQHGILLIRAGDRGRDSKIHVFRLSEFDAEAGGDTLPKTRSHSKERKLERTRGCHIYSLTRPGGSHLRMCAAIGRRLVVMQWKHSAAWTAWCPASDTDTVDGFVFVKELTASEVPSFVTIVEGATGCGDWALCCALRHNFELISAEGASRILSVETSNKPHLVAALDLREDEEPELLLCYNNTCHFQKLMDESMASTAFDFHWNSVPTAVVCAFPYVIAFTSDTMEIRLIINGNLVHTMVMPNLNLISSKNDIFFATTAPEFFSTRTERIHFDGKTDKDDKNNSPPASPHSASPEAKPMRIYKIPLSTLSGTTVATCERRCPSPAEPDLVPAPPSGDANFLTVDSSRALSRSCSSSPTPGHVPCLPGMGINK; encoded by the exons CTCACCAGCCACTGACACTGTTTCACGGAGGGGCGTCTTTTCCCGGCGATACTATGGCAGCATCGAAATG TTGCCGCAGGTCGAGCAGGACGGCTTGGAAAACGGACGAAGATTTCGAGTTGAAAATGGCGATTCTCTTGGGGAAAAGGAAGAG ATGTTCGGATCGCCCAGTACGCCGGTACTCGAAAATCCGGAGAACCAGACACGATGGTACTTCAAGTATTTTCTTGGAAAGC ttCACCAGAATTACGTCGGGTCGGATCAAGAAAGAAGTCCCATCTTTCTCTCTGTTGTCCTCAGCGAAGGAGCCGGAGATCGCTGCGTTCCACATTACAGAGCCATTCTGTGGCGGCGAACA GGAGCGCAAAAAATATCCCTACCTTACATGGCAAACAAACCTATGACGGTGAAGCAAATTTTGAG CAATTTTCCTGGGATGGACAGACTGGACAAAGGACCACGTGAGATATTTTCTCCGGACATACAAAAG GATCTTTTACTGTTGGAGGAACAAGAAGGTTCtgtgaatttcaaattcggcGTTGTCTATGCCAAGGAGGGTCAGACGACAGACGATGAGATGCTGTCTAACG AAAAAGGAAGCCACGATTTTCACCGATTCTTAGATCTACTTGGCGAAAGGATTCGACTGAAAGGCTGGGACAAGTATAGGGGTGGTCTGGATGTTAAAG GTGACATGACGGGCAAGGAAAGTGTGTACACTGTCTATGCGGGACATGAAGTCATGTTTCACGTAAGCACCATGCTCCCGCACTCCAAGGACAATCCTCAACAACTCGAACGTAAACGGCACATCGGAAATGACATAGTCAACGTTATTTTTACCGATGATCCAACCGCACTTGACTCGTTCAATCCAAACTGCATCAAAAGCCAGTTCACCC ACGTATTCGCAATAGTGAGCAGCGACAGCAGCGGATGGAGAGTCGCGGTTTACTGCGACGAATGTGTACCTCTTTTTGGACCTAGTTTACCCTGCCCTCCAGTCTTCAACGACCCGCACACCTTCAGGGAGTTCCTCTTGGTGAAGCTTATCAACGGGGAAAAGGCGACGTTCAACACTCCCACGTTCTCTCAAAAGAGAGAAAGGACTCTGGACATGTTAATCAGGGACCTCTACCAGGAACACGTGCAGGACACCAAGGGCAGC AATATGCTGAACCGACGCGCCCTTTCCGACGTCGTCGAGGCGCCGGGACGACGGCGTGAAGAGACACGTGCCGTCGAAATGGTTCGCGTAGGACAGGCTTACAAACTCGAAGCCATAGTCAGAGGCCTCGCACCAACGTCAATGGCCACGGCTGGTCCCTTCAAGCCGAGTCCTTGGGAGCCCCTTTGCGTGTACCCGGATTTTCCGCAGGATATCATCTGCGGAGATTCATGGTCGCAGAAGAACCGAATGGTTCTGTCAACCGAATTCGGGACGTTTCTCATGGAAG ACGGTCTTTCGCACAGACTTATATTCGACAAGTCCGTCCAGATAAAACAATTAGACGTGGTGGAACAACACGGGATCCTGCTAATCAGAGCCGGCGACCGCGGGAGAGACAGCAAAATCCACGTGTTTCGTCTGAGCGAGTTCGATGCGGAGGCTGGAGGAGACACATTGCCCAAGACGAGATCACACTCCAAGGAGAGAAAACTGGAGCGCACCAGAGGCTGCCACATATACTCCCTTACTCGACCGGGTGGCTCGCATCTGCGAATG TGCGCTGCCATAGGGCGTCGACTGGTCGTTATGCAGTGGAAACACAGCGCTGCTTGGACCGCTTGGTGCCCAGCATCCGACACCGACACCGTCGACGGTTTCGTCTTCGTCAAGGAATTGACGGCTAGCGAAGTGCCGAGCTTCGTGACCATCGTTGAGGGGGCGACGGGATGCGGTGATTGGGCACTCTGCTGCGCTCTGCGACATAATTTCGAGCTCATCTCGGCGGAGGGTGCATCGAGAATACTATCCGTGGAAACGAGCAACAAGCCCCATCTCGTCGCTGCTCTGGACCTTCGAGAAGACGAGGAGCCGGAACTGCTTCTGTGCTACAATA aTACGTGCCATTTCCAAAAGCTCATGGACGAAAGCATGGCTTCGACGGCGTTCGATTTTCATTGGAATTCCGTACCGACGGCGGTTG TATGTGCATTTCCATACGTAATCGCTTTCACATCGGACACGATGGAGATCAGATTGATTATAAATGGAAATCTTGTACACACAATGGTGATGCCGAACTTGAATTTAATATCCTCGAAGAATGACATATTCTTCGCGACCACGGCCCCGGAATTCTTCTCCACCCGCACCGAGAGGATCCACTTTGATGGAAAGACGGATAAAGACGACAAGAACAACAGCCCCCCAGCATCACCCCATTCCG CCTCACCCGAAGCCAAGCCGATGAGGATCTACAAGATTCCTCTGAGCACCCTCTCGGGAACAACGGTTGCCACCTGCGAGAGGCGATGCCCGAGTCCTGCGGAGCCGGATTTAGTACCCGCACCACCCTCTGGGGATGCCAACTTTCTTACGGTCGACTCTAGCAGAGCTTTGAGCAGATCGTGCAGCAGCAGTCCGACGCCCGGTCACGTGCCCTGCTTACCGGGCATGGGAATAAACAAGTAA
- the LOC107223742 gene encoding GTPase-activating Rap/Ran-GAP domain-like protein 3 isoform X11 — MRGLNERPEVTGDGARLLTFCITYTRRHCPSRFRAHQPLTLFHGGASFPGDTMAASKCCRRSSRTAWKTDEDFELKMAILLGKRKRCSDRPVRRYSKIRRTRHDGTSSIFLESFTRITSGRIKKEVPSFSLLSSAKEPEIAAFHITEPFCGGEHNFPGMDRLDKGPREIFSPDIQKDLLLLEEQEGSVNFKFGVVYAKEGQTTDDEMLSNEKGSHDFHRFLDLLGERIRLKGWDKYRGGLDVKGDMTGKESVYTVYAGHEVMFHVSTMLPHSKDNPQQLERKRHIGNDIVNVIFTDDPTALDSFNPNCIKSQFTHVFAIVSSDSSGWRVAVYCDECVPLFGPSLPCPPVFNDPHTFREFLLVKLINGEKATFNTPTFSQKRERTLDMLIRDLYQEHVQDTKGSNMLNRRALSDVVEAPGRRREETRAVEMVRVGQAYKLEAIVRGLAPTSMATAGPFKPSPWEPLCVYPDFPQDIICGDSWSQKNRMVLSTEFGTFLMEDGLSHRLIFDKSVQIKQLDVVEQHGILLIRAGDRGRDSKIHVFRLSEFDAEAGGDTLPKTRSHSKERKLERTRGCHIYSLTRPGGSHLRMCAAIGRRLVVMQWKHSAAWTAWCPASDTDTVDGFVFVKELTASEVPSFVTIVEGATGCGDWALCCALRHNFELISAEGASRILSVETSNKPHLVAALDLREDEEPELLLCYNNTCHFQKLMDESMASTAFDFHWNSVPTAVVCAFPYVIAFTSDTMEIRLIINGNLVHTMVMPNLNLISSKNDIFFATTAPEFFSTRTERIHFDGKTDKDDKNNSPPASPHSAPLSASPEAKPMRIYKIPLSTLSGTTVATCERRCPSPAEPDLVPAPPSGDANFLTVDSSRALSRSCSSSPTPGHVPCLPGMGINK, encoded by the exons CTCACCAGCCACTGACACTGTTTCACGGAGGGGCGTCTTTTCCCGGCGATACTATGGCAGCATCGAAATG TTGCCGCAGGTCGAGCAGGACGGCTTGGAAAACGGACGAAGATTTCGAGTTGAAAATGGCGATTCTCTTGGGGAAAAGGAAGAG ATGTTCGGATCGCCCAGTACGCCGGTACTCGAAAATCCGGAGAACCAGACACGATGGTACTTCAAGTATTTTCTTGGAAAGC ttCACCAGAATTACGTCGGGTCGGATCAAGAAAGAAGTCCCATCTTTCTCTCTGTTGTCCTCAGCGAAGGAGCCGGAGATCGCTGCGTTCCACATTACAGAGCCATTCTGTGGCGGCGAACA CAATTTTCCTGGGATGGACAGACTGGACAAAGGACCACGTGAGATATTTTCTCCGGACATACAAAAG GATCTTTTACTGTTGGAGGAACAAGAAGGTTCtgtgaatttcaaattcggcGTTGTCTATGCCAAGGAGGGTCAGACGACAGACGATGAGATGCTGTCTAACG AAAAAGGAAGCCACGATTTTCACCGATTCTTAGATCTACTTGGCGAAAGGATTCGACTGAAAGGCTGGGACAAGTATAGGGGTGGTCTGGATGTTAAAG GTGACATGACGGGCAAGGAAAGTGTGTACACTGTCTATGCGGGACATGAAGTCATGTTTCACGTAAGCACCATGCTCCCGCACTCCAAGGACAATCCTCAACAACTCGAACGTAAACGGCACATCGGAAATGACATAGTCAACGTTATTTTTACCGATGATCCAACCGCACTTGACTCGTTCAATCCAAACTGCATCAAAAGCCAGTTCACCC ACGTATTCGCAATAGTGAGCAGCGACAGCAGCGGATGGAGAGTCGCGGTTTACTGCGACGAATGTGTACCTCTTTTTGGACCTAGTTTACCCTGCCCTCCAGTCTTCAACGACCCGCACACCTTCAGGGAGTTCCTCTTGGTGAAGCTTATCAACGGGGAAAAGGCGACGTTCAACACTCCCACGTTCTCTCAAAAGAGAGAAAGGACTCTGGACATGTTAATCAGGGACCTCTACCAGGAACACGTGCAGGACACCAAGGGCAGC AATATGCTGAACCGACGCGCCCTTTCCGACGTCGTCGAGGCGCCGGGACGACGGCGTGAAGAGACACGTGCCGTCGAAATGGTTCGCGTAGGACAGGCTTACAAACTCGAAGCCATAGTCAGAGGCCTCGCACCAACGTCAATGGCCACGGCTGGTCCCTTCAAGCCGAGTCCTTGGGAGCCCCTTTGCGTGTACCCGGATTTTCCGCAGGATATCATCTGCGGAGATTCATGGTCGCAGAAGAACCGAATGGTTCTGTCAACCGAATTCGGGACGTTTCTCATGGAAG ACGGTCTTTCGCACAGACTTATATTCGACAAGTCCGTCCAGATAAAACAATTAGACGTGGTGGAACAACACGGGATCCTGCTAATCAGAGCCGGCGACCGCGGGAGAGACAGCAAAATCCACGTGTTTCGTCTGAGCGAGTTCGATGCGGAGGCTGGAGGAGACACATTGCCCAAGACGAGATCACACTCCAAGGAGAGAAAACTGGAGCGCACCAGAGGCTGCCACATATACTCCCTTACTCGACCGGGTGGCTCGCATCTGCGAATG TGCGCTGCCATAGGGCGTCGACTGGTCGTTATGCAGTGGAAACACAGCGCTGCTTGGACCGCTTGGTGCCCAGCATCCGACACCGACACCGTCGACGGTTTCGTCTTCGTCAAGGAATTGACGGCTAGCGAAGTGCCGAGCTTCGTGACCATCGTTGAGGGGGCGACGGGATGCGGTGATTGGGCACTCTGCTGCGCTCTGCGACATAATTTCGAGCTCATCTCGGCGGAGGGTGCATCGAGAATACTATCCGTGGAAACGAGCAACAAGCCCCATCTCGTCGCTGCTCTGGACCTTCGAGAAGACGAGGAGCCGGAACTGCTTCTGTGCTACAATA aTACGTGCCATTTCCAAAAGCTCATGGACGAAAGCATGGCTTCGACGGCGTTCGATTTTCATTGGAATTCCGTACCGACGGCGGTTG TATGTGCATTTCCATACGTAATCGCTTTCACATCGGACACGATGGAGATCAGATTGATTATAAATGGAAATCTTGTACACACAATGGTGATGCCGAACTTGAATTTAATATCCTCGAAGAATGACATATTCTTCGCGACCACGGCCCCGGAATTCTTCTCCACCCGCACCGAGAGGATCCACTTTGATGGAAAGACGGATAAAGACGACAAGAACAACAGCCCCCCAGCATCACCCCATTCCG CCCCTCTTTCAGCCTCACCCGAAGCCAAGCCGATGAGGATCTACAAGATTCCTCTGAGCACCCTCTCGGGAACAACGGTTGCCACCTGCGAGAGGCGATGCCCGAGTCCTGCGGAGCCGGATTTAGTACCCGCACCACCCTCTGGGGATGCCAACTTTCTTACGGTCGACTCTAGCAGAGCTTTGAGCAGATCGTGCAGCAGCAGTCCGACGCCCGGTCACGTGCCCTGCTTACCGGGCATGGGAATAAACAAGTAA
- the LOC107223742 gene encoding GTPase-activating Rap/Ran-GAP domain-like protein 3 isoform X5 has product MSSVRRTATAKGGTARRMGHVLIGSSPSVRNLSPGNIGRDSNTGSPLHSRSKYELRSVSFEGSSRVLPWTTRSPATDTVSRRGVFSRRYYGSIEMLPQVEQDGLENGRRFRVENGDSLGEKEEMFGSPSTPVLENPENQTRWYFKYFLGKLHQNYVGSDQERSPIFLSVVLSEGAGDRCVPHYRAILWRRTGAQKISLPYMANKPMTVKQILSNFPGMDRLDKGPREIFSPDIQKDLLLLEEQEGSVNFKFGVVYAKEGQTTDDEMLSNEKGSHDFHRFLDLLGERIRLKGWDKYRGGLDVKGDMTGKESVYTVYAGHEVMFHVSTMLPHSKDNPQQLERKRHIGNDIVNVIFTDDPTALDSFNPNCIKSQFTHVFAIVSSDSSGWRVAVYCDECVPLFGPSLPCPPVFNDPHTFREFLLVKLINGEKATFNTPTFSQKRERTLDMLIRDLYQEHVQDTKGSNMLNRRALSDVVEAPGRRREETRAVEMVRVGQAYKLEAIVRGLAPTSMATAGPFKPSPWEPLCVYPDFPQDIICGDSWSQKNRMVLSTEFGTFLMEDGLSHRLIFDKSVQIKQLDVVEQHGILLIRAGDRGRDSKIHVFRLSEFDAEAGGDTLPKTRSHSKERKLERTRGCHIYSLTRPGGSHLRMCAAIGRRLVVMQWKHSAAWTAWCPASDTDTVDGFVFVKELTASEVPSFVTIVEGATGCGDWALCCALRHNFELISAEGASRILSVETSNKPHLVAALDLREDEEPELLLCYNNTCHFQKLMDESMASTAFDFHWNSVPTAVVCAFPYVIAFTSDTMEIRLIINGNLVHTMVMPNLNLISSKNDIFFATTAPEFFSTRTERIHFDGKTDKDDKNNSPPASPHSAPLSASPEAKPMRIYKIPLSTLSGTTVATCERRCPSPAEPDLVPAPPSGDANFLTVDSSRALSRSCSSSPTPGHVPCLPGMGINK; this is encoded by the exons CTCACCAGCCACTGACACTGTTTCACGGAGGGGCGTCTTTTCCCGGCGATACTATGGCAGCATCGAAATG TTGCCGCAGGTCGAGCAGGACGGCTTGGAAAACGGACGAAGATTTCGAGTTGAAAATGGCGATTCTCTTGGGGAAAAGGAAGAG ATGTTCGGATCGCCCAGTACGCCGGTACTCGAAAATCCGGAGAACCAGACACGATGGTACTTCAAGTATTTTCTTGGAAAGC ttCACCAGAATTACGTCGGGTCGGATCAAGAAAGAAGTCCCATCTTTCTCTCTGTTGTCCTCAGCGAAGGAGCCGGAGATCGCTGCGTTCCACATTACAGAGCCATTCTGTGGCGGCGAACA GGAGCGCAAAAAATATCCCTACCTTACATGGCAAACAAACCTATGACGGTGAAGCAAATTTTGAG CAATTTTCCTGGGATGGACAGACTGGACAAAGGACCACGTGAGATATTTTCTCCGGACATACAAAAG GATCTTTTACTGTTGGAGGAACAAGAAGGTTCtgtgaatttcaaattcggcGTTGTCTATGCCAAGGAGGGTCAGACGACAGACGATGAGATGCTGTCTAACG AAAAAGGAAGCCACGATTTTCACCGATTCTTAGATCTACTTGGCGAAAGGATTCGACTGAAAGGCTGGGACAAGTATAGGGGTGGTCTGGATGTTAAAG GTGACATGACGGGCAAGGAAAGTGTGTACACTGTCTATGCGGGACATGAAGTCATGTTTCACGTAAGCACCATGCTCCCGCACTCCAAGGACAATCCTCAACAACTCGAACGTAAACGGCACATCGGAAATGACATAGTCAACGTTATTTTTACCGATGATCCAACCGCACTTGACTCGTTCAATCCAAACTGCATCAAAAGCCAGTTCACCC ACGTATTCGCAATAGTGAGCAGCGACAGCAGCGGATGGAGAGTCGCGGTTTACTGCGACGAATGTGTACCTCTTTTTGGACCTAGTTTACCCTGCCCTCCAGTCTTCAACGACCCGCACACCTTCAGGGAGTTCCTCTTGGTGAAGCTTATCAACGGGGAAAAGGCGACGTTCAACACTCCCACGTTCTCTCAAAAGAGAGAAAGGACTCTGGACATGTTAATCAGGGACCTCTACCAGGAACACGTGCAGGACACCAAGGGCAGC AATATGCTGAACCGACGCGCCCTTTCCGACGTCGTCGAGGCGCCGGGACGACGGCGTGAAGAGACACGTGCCGTCGAAATGGTTCGCGTAGGACAGGCTTACAAACTCGAAGCCATAGTCAGAGGCCTCGCACCAACGTCAATGGCCACGGCTGGTCCCTTCAAGCCGAGTCCTTGGGAGCCCCTTTGCGTGTACCCGGATTTTCCGCAGGATATCATCTGCGGAGATTCATGGTCGCAGAAGAACCGAATGGTTCTGTCAACCGAATTCGGGACGTTTCTCATGGAAG ACGGTCTTTCGCACAGACTTATATTCGACAAGTCCGTCCAGATAAAACAATTAGACGTGGTGGAACAACACGGGATCCTGCTAATCAGAGCCGGCGACCGCGGGAGAGACAGCAAAATCCACGTGTTTCGTCTGAGCGAGTTCGATGCGGAGGCTGGAGGAGACACATTGCCCAAGACGAGATCACACTCCAAGGAGAGAAAACTGGAGCGCACCAGAGGCTGCCACATATACTCCCTTACTCGACCGGGTGGCTCGCATCTGCGAATG TGCGCTGCCATAGGGCGTCGACTGGTCGTTATGCAGTGGAAACACAGCGCTGCTTGGACCGCTTGGTGCCCAGCATCCGACACCGACACCGTCGACGGTTTCGTCTTCGTCAAGGAATTGACGGCTAGCGAAGTGCCGAGCTTCGTGACCATCGTTGAGGGGGCGACGGGATGCGGTGATTGGGCACTCTGCTGCGCTCTGCGACATAATTTCGAGCTCATCTCGGCGGAGGGTGCATCGAGAATACTATCCGTGGAAACGAGCAACAAGCCCCATCTCGTCGCTGCTCTGGACCTTCGAGAAGACGAGGAGCCGGAACTGCTTCTGTGCTACAATA aTACGTGCCATTTCCAAAAGCTCATGGACGAAAGCATGGCTTCGACGGCGTTCGATTTTCATTGGAATTCCGTACCGACGGCGGTTG TATGTGCATTTCCATACGTAATCGCTTTCACATCGGACACGATGGAGATCAGATTGATTATAAATGGAAATCTTGTACACACAATGGTGATGCCGAACTTGAATTTAATATCCTCGAAGAATGACATATTCTTCGCGACCACGGCCCCGGAATTCTTCTCCACCCGCACCGAGAGGATCCACTTTGATGGAAAGACGGATAAAGACGACAAGAACAACAGCCCCCCAGCATCACCCCATTCCG CCCCTCTTTCAGCCTCACCCGAAGCCAAGCCGATGAGGATCTACAAGATTCCTCTGAGCACCCTCTCGGGAACAACGGTTGCCACCTGCGAGAGGCGATGCCCGAGTCCTGCGGAGCCGGATTTAGTACCCGCACCACCCTCTGGGGATGCCAACTTTCTTACGGTCGACTCTAGCAGAGCTTTGAGCAGATCGTGCAGCAGCAGTCCGACGCCCGGTCACGTGCCCTGCTTACCGGGCATGGGAATAAACAAGTAA
- the LOC107223742 gene encoding GTPase-activating Rap/Ran-GAP domain-like protein 3 isoform X7, with product MDGARLRRRRLRAQRTLGDDASSNLPCARESSGSVKEPSSTRRSAGWEELIRISLKTFVVDLDSCVSPATDTVSRRGVFSRRYYGSIEMLPQVEQDGLENGRRFRVENGDSLGEKEEMFGSPSTPVLENPENQTRWYFKYFLGKLHQNYVGSDQERSPIFLSVVLSEGAGDRCVPHYRAILWRRTGAQKISLPYMANKPMTVKQILSNFPGMDRLDKGPREIFSPDIQKDLLLLEEQEGSVNFKFGVVYAKEGQTTDDEMLSNEKGSHDFHRFLDLLGERIRLKGWDKYRGGLDVKGDMTGKESVYTVYAGHEVMFHVSTMLPHSKDNPQQLERKRHIGNDIVNVIFTDDPTALDSFNPNCIKSQFTHVFAIVSSDSSGWRVAVYCDECVPLFGPSLPCPPVFNDPHTFREFLLVKLINGEKATFNTPTFSQKRERTLDMLIRDLYQEHVQDTKGSNMLNRRALSDVVEAPGRRREETRAVEMVRVGQAYKLEAIVRGLAPTSMATAGPFKPSPWEPLCVYPDFPQDIICGDSWSQKNRMVLSTEFGTFLMEDGLSHRLIFDKSVQIKQLDVVEQHGILLIRAGDRGRDSKIHVFRLSEFDAEAGGDTLPKTRSHSKERKLERTRGCHIYSLTRPGGSHLRMCAAIGRRLVVMQWKHSAAWTAWCPASDTDTVDGFVFVKELTASEVPSFVTIVEGATGCGDWALCCALRHNFELISAEGASRILSVETSNKPHLVAALDLREDEEPELLLCYNNTCHFQKLMDESMASTAFDFHWNSVPTAVVCAFPYVIAFTSDTMEIRLIINGNLVHTMVMPNLNLISSKNDIFFATTAPEFFSTRTERIHFDGKTDKDDKNNSPPASPHSAPLSASPEAKPMRIYKIPLSTLSGTTVATCERRCPSPAEPDLVPAPPSGDANFLTVDSSRALSRSCSSSPTPGHVPCLPGMGINK from the exons CTCACCAGCCACTGACACTGTTTCACGGAGGGGCGTCTTTTCCCGGCGATACTATGGCAGCATCGAAATG TTGCCGCAGGTCGAGCAGGACGGCTTGGAAAACGGACGAAGATTTCGAGTTGAAAATGGCGATTCTCTTGGGGAAAAGGAAGAG ATGTTCGGATCGCCCAGTACGCCGGTACTCGAAAATCCGGAGAACCAGACACGATGGTACTTCAAGTATTTTCTTGGAAAGC ttCACCAGAATTACGTCGGGTCGGATCAAGAAAGAAGTCCCATCTTTCTCTCTGTTGTCCTCAGCGAAGGAGCCGGAGATCGCTGCGTTCCACATTACAGAGCCATTCTGTGGCGGCGAACA GGAGCGCAAAAAATATCCCTACCTTACATGGCAAACAAACCTATGACGGTGAAGCAAATTTTGAG CAATTTTCCTGGGATGGACAGACTGGACAAAGGACCACGTGAGATATTTTCTCCGGACATACAAAAG GATCTTTTACTGTTGGAGGAACAAGAAGGTTCtgtgaatttcaaattcggcGTTGTCTATGCCAAGGAGGGTCAGACGACAGACGATGAGATGCTGTCTAACG AAAAAGGAAGCCACGATTTTCACCGATTCTTAGATCTACTTGGCGAAAGGATTCGACTGAAAGGCTGGGACAAGTATAGGGGTGGTCTGGATGTTAAAG GTGACATGACGGGCAAGGAAAGTGTGTACACTGTCTATGCGGGACATGAAGTCATGTTTCACGTAAGCACCATGCTCCCGCACTCCAAGGACAATCCTCAACAACTCGAACGTAAACGGCACATCGGAAATGACATAGTCAACGTTATTTTTACCGATGATCCAACCGCACTTGACTCGTTCAATCCAAACTGCATCAAAAGCCAGTTCACCC ACGTATTCGCAATAGTGAGCAGCGACAGCAGCGGATGGAGAGTCGCGGTTTACTGCGACGAATGTGTACCTCTTTTTGGACCTAGTTTACCCTGCCCTCCAGTCTTCAACGACCCGCACACCTTCAGGGAGTTCCTCTTGGTGAAGCTTATCAACGGGGAAAAGGCGACGTTCAACACTCCCACGTTCTCTCAAAAGAGAGAAAGGACTCTGGACATGTTAATCAGGGACCTCTACCAGGAACACGTGCAGGACACCAAGGGCAGC AATATGCTGAACCGACGCGCCCTTTCCGACGTCGTCGAGGCGCCGGGACGACGGCGTGAAGAGACACGTGCCGTCGAAATGGTTCGCGTAGGACAGGCTTACAAACTCGAAGCCATAGTCAGAGGCCTCGCACCAACGTCAATGGCCACGGCTGGTCCCTTCAAGCCGAGTCCTTGGGAGCCCCTTTGCGTGTACCCGGATTTTCCGCAGGATATCATCTGCGGAGATTCATGGTCGCAGAAGAACCGAATGGTTCTGTCAACCGAATTCGGGACGTTTCTCATGGAAG ACGGTCTTTCGCACAGACTTATATTCGACAAGTCCGTCCAGATAAAACAATTAGACGTGGTGGAACAACACGGGATCCTGCTAATCAGAGCCGGCGACCGCGGGAGAGACAGCAAAATCCACGTGTTTCGTCTGAGCGAGTTCGATGCGGAGGCTGGAGGAGACACATTGCCCAAGACGAGATCACACTCCAAGGAGAGAAAACTGGAGCGCACCAGAGGCTGCCACATATACTCCCTTACTCGACCGGGTGGCTCGCATCTGCGAATG TGCGCTGCCATAGGGCGTCGACTGGTCGTTATGCAGTGGAAACACAGCGCTGCTTGGACCGCTTGGTGCCCAGCATCCGACACCGACACCGTCGACGGTTTCGTCTTCGTCAAGGAATTGACGGCTAGCGAAGTGCCGAGCTTCGTGACCATCGTTGAGGGGGCGACGGGATGCGGTGATTGGGCACTCTGCTGCGCTCTGCGACATAATTTCGAGCTCATCTCGGCGGAGGGTGCATCGAGAATACTATCCGTGGAAACGAGCAACAAGCCCCATCTCGTCGCTGCTCTGGACCTTCGAGAAGACGAGGAGCCGGAACTGCTTCTGTGCTACAATA aTACGTGCCATTTCCAAAAGCTCATGGACGAAAGCATGGCTTCGACGGCGTTCGATTTTCATTGGAATTCCGTACCGACGGCGGTTG TATGTGCATTTCCATACGTAATCGCTTTCACATCGGACACGATGGAGATCAGATTGATTATAAATGGAAATCTTGTACACACAATGGTGATGCCGAACTTGAATTTAATATCCTCGAAGAATGACATATTCTTCGCGACCACGGCCCCGGAATTCTTCTCCACCCGCACCGAGAGGATCCACTTTGATGGAAAGACGGATAAAGACGACAAGAACAACAGCCCCCCAGCATCACCCCATTCCG CCCCTCTTTCAGCCTCACCCGAAGCCAAGCCGATGAGGATCTACAAGATTCCTCTGAGCACCCTCTCGGGAACAACGGTTGCCACCTGCGAGAGGCGATGCCCGAGTCCTGCGGAGCCGGATTTAGTACCCGCACCACCCTCTGGGGATGCCAACTTTCTTACGGTCGACTCTAGCAGAGCTTTGAGCAGATCGTGCAGCAGCAGTCCGACGCCCGGTCACGTGCCCTGCTTACCGGGCATGGGAATAAACAAGTAA